The following are encoded together in the Bacillota bacterium genome:
- a CDS encoding M42 family metallopeptidase, whose product MVLARLSECAGISGRESEVRNAIKDEIKDYVDEIKVDALGNLIAMKKGSKANNNTRVMLAAHMDEVGLMVTYIDKSGMLRIHPVGSVDPRVLVSKAVFVGKDKIPGVIGAKAIHLQEREERETPFKLDQLLVDIGAKDKEEAEKLVKLGDAVVFATRYQQIGNNRAKGKAFDDRVGCAVLVEVLKERWDFTIYGVFTAQEEVGGRGATVAAYAINPDLAVVFEGTTASDVPEAKEHAYCTTLGKGPALTFMDRSVLVKKDITRRLLEVAEKKEIPVQFRRTTAGGTDAGRIYLQREGIPSEVVSVPTRYIHSPVSVVDLSDVDNTVKLTNEFLRSIQDRGLPL is encoded by the coding sequence ATGGTCCTAGCGAGGCTCAGTGAATGCGCCGGGATCTCTGGCCGGGAGTCTGAGGTGCGGAATGCCATAAAGGATGAGATCAAGGACTATGTTGATGAGATTAAAGTAGATGCCCTGGGCAATTTAATTGCCATGAAAAAGGGCAGCAAGGCAAACAACAACACTCGGGTGATGCTCGCTGCCCACATGGATGAAGTGGGCCTGATGGTTACATATATCGATAAATCAGGTATGCTTCGCATTCATCCTGTTGGCTCTGTCGACCCGAGAGTGCTGGTTTCTAAGGCGGTATTCGTCGGCAAGGATAAGATTCCCGGGGTTATTGGCGCCAAGGCCATTCATTTACAGGAACGTGAGGAAAGGGAGACGCCTTTCAAATTGGACCAGTTATTGGTCGATATCGGCGCCAAAGACAAGGAAGAAGCCGAAAAACTCGTGAAACTTGGCGATGCTGTGGTGTTCGCCACGCGATACCAGCAGATTGGAAACAACAGGGCCAAGGGCAAGGCATTCGATGACCGTGTAGGATGCGCCGTCCTGGTGGAGGTTCTCAAGGAGAGGTGGGATTTCACCATTTATGGAGTGTTCACCGCCCAAGAAGAGGTGGGAGGGCGGGGGGCCACGGTGGCGGCCTATGCCATAAATCCAGACCTCGCCGTGGTCTTCGAGGGGACCACCGCATCTGATGTTCCTGAAGCTAAAGAACATGCATATTGCACCACTTTAGGCAAGGGACCGGCGCTTACCTTCATGGACAGGTCTGTGCTGGTGAAGAAGGATATAACCAGGAGGTTGCTCGAGGTCGCCGAAAAAAAGGAGATTCCCGTTCAATTTAGACGAACGACCGCAGGTGGAACTGATGCGGGCCGGATCTACCTCCAAAGGGAAGGCATTCCATCAGAGGTGGTGTCAGTTCCAACTCGATATATACATTCACCGGTCTCGGTAGTAGACCTGAGCGATGTTGACAACACGGTGAAGCTCACCAATGAATTTCTGAGGAGCATTCAAGATAGGGGGTTGCCACTTTGA
- a CDS encoding cation-translocating P-type ATPase, protein MSGVRAISGIGAEVEPYDARDRERSLAEAHTMEFEEVARIMGVNLEHGLPSEEAAKRLARYGPNALQEEKPRSILEMLFEQFKDFLVLILIASTFIAALLGEILDAGVILVIVILNAIMGLVQERRAERALSALKKMAAPIATVIRDGKTLKVPAADLTPGDVVVLQAGDLIPADIRLFEAVNLKVDEAPLTGESVPVEKDARALLEPKSPLGDRINMAYMGTVVTYGRGSGIVTSIGMATEIGKIAKLISTYEQEETPLQRKLGAFGKWLGVACLAICALVFSLGLLRGEAPFEMFMTAVSLAVAAIPEGLPAIVTVVLALGVQKMIARNAIIRRLPAVETLGCATYICSDKTGTLTENKMMVVKAYLASGEVFDVTGKGYEPVGEFRLSRSSGGGADGGAVGESRLREASGNVANDQPSLSDGQGELAGKRRESVNPLEDEELKLLLTIGAACNDASIQKKADGTYDIVGDPTEGALVVLAEKGGISVDQLRKKAQRLQEIPFDSHRKRMTTIHNYSGTTYAFVKGAPDILLSLSTHYLTRTGIARLDDTKRQDFARNLEEMAASGLRTLGMAYRKLDKVPQELKPEEIEIDLVFVGAVGMMDPVRQDVAPAVRVCQQAGIRPVMITGDYPLTARAIAKELGMLGESGRVLSGPELEAISDDELDELVEQVRVYARVSPEHKLRIVESLKRRGQVVAMTGDGVNDAPALRKADIGVAMGITGTDVAKGASDMILTDDNFASIVAAVEQGRTIFENIRKFIIYLLSCNIGELLIFLIAILAGLPRPLVPVQILMINLVTDGLPALALGVEPAEPGIMNVPPRDPKEGILNGPVIARLVFIGALIAIATLTPLFFAERWGIPVERARTMAFATMGFAELWRALGSRSERRFVFTLSPLSNPQLVVAIGLSALLILMTITIGGLAELFEMSPLTGHEWEEIMLMSLIPLAGTELLKIRFMSRS, encoded by the coding sequence TTGTCAGGTGTCAGGGCTATATCAGGCATCGGCGCCGAGGTCGAACCATATGACGCAAGAGATAGGGAGCGATCTCTGGCTGAGGCGCATACAATGGAGTTTGAGGAAGTTGCGCGAATTATGGGGGTGAATCTCGAGCATGGGCTTCCCTCCGAAGAAGCTGCCAAGAGACTGGCCAGGTATGGGCCGAATGCTCTTCAGGAGGAAAAGCCCAGAAGCATCCTTGAAATGCTTTTTGAGCAGTTCAAGGATTTTTTAGTTTTGATCCTTATAGCTTCCACTTTTATTGCCGCCCTGCTCGGGGAGATCCTGGATGCCGGGGTCATTCTGGTGATAGTTATACTAAATGCCATAATGGGACTCGTGCAGGAGAGAAGGGCAGAGAGGGCTTTGAGCGCCCTTAAGAAGATGGCCGCCCCCATAGCCACAGTGATTAGGGATGGGAAAACGCTGAAGGTCCCCGCGGCGGATCTCACGCCGGGCGATGTGGTGGTGTTGCAGGCCGGTGATTTGATCCCCGCAGATATTCGTCTTTTTGAGGCAGTCAACTTGAAAGTCGACGAAGCGCCATTGACAGGGGAATCGGTGCCGGTTGAAAAAGACGCAAGGGCGTTGCTCGAGCCTAAGAGCCCGCTGGGCGATAGGATCAACATGGCGTATATGGGGACTGTAGTAACCTACGGCCGTGGCAGTGGGATTGTCACCTCCATAGGTATGGCCACTGAGATCGGCAAGATAGCAAAGCTTATTTCAACCTATGAGCAGGAAGAAACTCCTCTCCAGCGAAAACTCGGGGCCTTCGGCAAGTGGCTTGGGGTAGCCTGTCTTGCCATCTGCGCGCTGGTGTTTAGCCTTGGGCTCCTCAGGGGCGAGGCGCCTTTTGAGATGTTCATGACAGCCGTAAGCCTCGCGGTAGCCGCTATTCCAGAGGGACTGCCGGCAATAGTCACGGTGGTCCTTGCCCTGGGAGTTCAAAAGATGATAGCCAGAAATGCCATTATAAGGCGTCTCCCGGCCGTAGAAACCCTGGGGTGCGCGACTTACATATGTTCCGACAAGACTGGAACCCTTACGGAAAACAAGATGATGGTTGTTAAGGCTTATCTGGCGTCTGGGGAGGTTTTCGATGTTACAGGGAAGGGGTATGAGCCGGTCGGGGAATTTCGATTATCTCGCTCATCTGGCGGCGGGGCCGACGGCGGTGCAGTTGGTGAATCCCGCCTGCGCGAGGCTTCAGGTAATGTGGCTAACGACCAGCCGAGCCTGTCTGATGGTCAGGGAGAGCTGGCTGGTAAGCGGCGGGAATCGGTGAATCCCCTTGAGGATGAGGAGCTAAAGCTTCTTTTGACGATCGGCGCGGCCTGTAATGACGCGTCCATTCAGAAAAAAGCTGATGGCACCTATGATATTGTGGGAGATCCCACGGAGGGAGCCCTTGTGGTCTTGGCTGAAAAGGGCGGTATTTCAGTTGATCAGTTGAGGAAGAAGGCGCAAAGGCTCCAGGAGATCCCATTTGACTCACACCGCAAGCGGATGACCACGATCCACAATTATTCTGGGACCACATATGCCTTTGTGAAGGGCGCTCCGGACATCTTGCTGTCATTGTCGACTCATTATTTGACCCGTACCGGGATAGCGCGCCTAGATGACACTAAGCGACAGGATTTTGCCCGGAATCTTGAGGAAATGGCGGCATCCGGCCTCAGAACTCTGGGGATGGCTTATCGTAAACTTGATAAGGTGCCGCAAGAATTAAAACCTGAGGAGATCGAAATTGATCTGGTATTTGTCGGCGCAGTAGGAATGATGGATCCCGTAAGGCAGGATGTTGCTCCTGCCGTCAGGGTGTGCCAGCAAGCCGGTATTCGTCCAGTCATGATCACCGGTGACTATCCGCTTACAGCCAGGGCGATTGCGAAAGAGCTTGGGATGCTTGGCGAATCCGGAAGGGTGCTCTCTGGGCCAGAATTAGAGGCCATCTCCGACGATGAGTTGGATGAATTGGTGGAACAGGTGAGGGTTTATGCCAGGGTTTCACCTGAACATAAATTGAGAATAGTTGAATCTCTCAAGAGGCGAGGCCAAGTGGTAGCCATGACAGGTGACGGGGTTAATGATGCTCCGGCCCTGAGAAAGGCCGATATTGGCGTCGCCATGGGCATAACTGGCACGGATGTGGCAAAAGGCGCATCTGATATGATCCTGACTGATGACAATTTTGCCAGCATTGTTGCCGCCGTGGAGCAGGGGAGGACCATCTTTGAAAACATACGCAAGTTCATAATCTACCTTCTCTCCTGTAATATTGGGGAACTCCTGATATTTCTCATCGCGATCTTGGCCGGCCTTCCAAGGCCTCTTGTGCCGGTCCAGATCTTGATGATAAACTTGGTGACTGATGGACTTCCTGCACTGGCGCTAGGTGTTGAGCCGGCTGAGCCCGGGATCATGAACGTCCCGCCGAGGGATCCTAAGGAAGGTATACTTAATGGCCCTGTGATCGCGCGCCTGGTTTTCATTGGCGCCTTGATTGCCATCGCCACGTTAACGCCACTATTCTTTGCGGAAAGATGGGGCATCCCGGTAGAGAGGGCGCGGACCATGGCCTTTGCCACAATGGGATTTGCAGAGCTATGGCGAGCCTTGGGGAGCAGGTCGGAGAGGAGATTCGTATTTACTCTATCTCCTCTATCTAATCCACAGCTAGTGGTAGCCATTGGGCTTTCCGCGCTCCTTATCCTAATGACCATCACTATTGGCGGTCTCGCCGAATTGTTTGAGATGAGCCCATTGACTGGACATGAATGGGAGGAAATCATGCTTATGAGCCTCATTCCTCTTGCAGGTACTGAGTTGCTTAAGATAAGGTTCATGTCGAGGTCATAG
- a CDS encoding M42 family metallopeptidase, with protein sequence MRIGRCSAPDWVELSEFLRTILTETGVSGHEFKVADAIDGFWKGLVDEIRHDKLGNLIALKRGQGGGTAPKIMLAAHMDEIGMMVTMIEKEGALRFATVGGIDQRVLVAQEVIVHGRRDLPGVIGAKPPHIQDPDEQKKAVKMENLYIDVGLPKDELEKLVSVGDLITFQREPVLLKNGLLAAKALDDRAGVGMLFECLKRLAYIKHVADVYCVATVQEEVGIRGAMVSTYGVAPDIGIAIDVGHGDSPNVPEYLTLGLGKGPAIAFGPQVHPGIYDRLVQVAKDDGIPYQVESSPHPGGTDAWSIQTTREGVPSALISIPLRYMHTSVETVSLDDIKRGGQLLASFIASIDTSFMEGLKWS encoded by the coding sequence ATGAGAATTGGGAGGTGCTCTGCGCCAGACTGGGTGGAACTGAGCGAATTCTTGCGGACAATACTAACTGAAACGGGTGTTTCGGGCCATGAGTTCAAGGTTGCCGATGCCATAGATGGATTCTGGAAAGGTCTCGTAGATGAGATAAGACATGATAAGCTCGGAAACCTTATAGCCCTAAAGCGCGGTCAAGGTGGCGGCACGGCCCCGAAGATCATGTTAGCCGCCCATATGGATGAGATCGGCATGATGGTTACCATGATCGAAAAAGAAGGGGCGCTGAGGTTCGCGACGGTGGGCGGGATAGACCAACGCGTCCTGGTGGCGCAGGAAGTCATCGTACATGGCCGCCGGGATCTTCCAGGCGTAATTGGCGCTAAGCCCCCACACATCCAAGATCCCGACGAGCAGAAAAAGGCCGTTAAAATGGAGAACCTCTATATTGATGTGGGTTTGCCAAAGGATGAACTGGAAAAGCTGGTATCTGTGGGAGATTTGATCACATTTCAGCGGGAACCAGTCTTACTGAAAAATGGCTTGCTAGCAGCGAAGGCGCTTGACGACCGAGCAGGGGTCGGCATGTTGTTTGAGTGCCTCAAGCGACTTGCTTATATTAAGCATGTGGCAGATGTCTACTGCGTCGCCACGGTCCAGGAGGAAGTCGGTATCCGGGGCGCTATGGTGAGCACATATGGTGTGGCCCCTGACATAGGCATAGCCATTGATGTAGGTCATGGAGATTCGCCAAATGTGCCTGAATATTTGACTTTGGGGCTTGGCAAGGGACCGGCGATAGCGTTTGGCCCTCAGGTGCACCCGGGAATCTATGATAGACTTGTTCAAGTTGCCAAGGATGATGGAATACCATATCAAGTTGAATCATCGCCGCACCCTGGCGGCACCGACGCATGGTCTATTCAGACAACGCGGGAAGGTGTCCCTTCGGCGCTCATTTCCATCCCTCTGCGATACATGCACACTTCGGTAGAAACCGTTTCCCTGGACGACATCAAGAGGGGTGGACAATTACTGGCCTCCTTTATTGCCAGTATCGACACTTCTTTCATGGAGGGATTGAAATGGTCCTAG
- a CDS encoding L,D-transpeptidase family protein: MRPMTIRFLAVRFAAIQLLLVILLMVLVPCFLMPCQVCAETGSPYDFDTDPGPKIIINIPAYRLYFYRQNQLVKDYPIAVGKTVSKTMLGEYTIVRKAKNPTWYPPDGSPPVPPGPNNPVGSRWLGLNKSGYGIHGTNAPSSIGKAVSLGCIRMYEEDVKELYDIAPIGTRVKFIYETIVVTTDPMLKETYITVFPDIYQMGTNTLTQALNAIKALSGWINLEPDEFILSNLLKQASGKPSVFPKRVEIAINGLKLKSTGFQQRGEPMLPVADLLAMSKAIGVSKIAGASKITGALKIPEAPKQPGGSGEASIPTSGGIALAQEPAGGDAGKKAQEGALPAQVASLYGRSYIPLKACAKLPGFAGATYKMERQGSKVVVYLDLPANLPVNPPENPHAAAGAGPPQGTGAQPPASIMGPKPEDKSGLQNKPELQDEPRLQNEPELQDEPGLQNKSEPQGALEPQSVLEPGVLEPESEME, from the coding sequence ATGAGACCTATGACTATCCGATTTCTCGCCGTTCGATTTGCGGCTATTCAGCTTCTTTTGGTCATACTTCTTATGGTTCTTGTCCCTTGCTTTTTGATGCCCTGCCAAGTCTGTGCAGAGACAGGATCACCCTATGACTTTGACACGGACCCCGGGCCCAAGATAATCATAAACATACCGGCATACAGACTTTATTTCTATCGCCAGAACCAGCTTGTGAAGGATTACCCTATTGCAGTGGGCAAGACGGTTTCCAAGACTATGCTGGGGGAATATACAATCGTCCGGAAGGCAAAGAACCCCACATGGTACCCGCCCGATGGTTCGCCCCCGGTTCCTCCCGGACCCAATAATCCGGTGGGGTCCAGGTGGCTTGGCCTGAACAAAAGCGGTTATGGCATCCATGGGACGAATGCGCCATCATCAATTGGCAAAGCTGTATCATTGGGCTGTATCAGGATGTATGAAGAAGATGTCAAGGAACTCTATGATATAGCCCCAATTGGCACGAGGGTGAAGTTCATATATGAGACAATAGTGGTGACAACAGATCCCATGCTCAAGGAGACATATATAACCGTCTTTCCAGATATCTACCAGATGGGGACGAATACTCTCACTCAAGCTTTGAACGCCATAAAGGCGTTGTCCGGCTGGATCAATTTGGAGCCCGATGAATTCATCTTGTCTAACCTCTTGAAACAAGCATCGGGGAAGCCATCTGTGTTTCCGAAGCGGGTAGAAATCGCGATCAACGGGTTGAAGCTCAAATCTACAGGATTTCAGCAGAGAGGAGAACCGATGCTGCCGGTGGCGGATCTTTTGGCTATGTCCAAAGCCATCGGCGTTTCAAAAATCGCCGGCGCCTCGAAAATCACCGGTGCCCTGAAAATTCCCGAGGCCCCTAAACAGCCAGGTGGCTCAGGGGAAGCATCTATCCCGACAAGTGGAGGAATAGCGCTGGCTCAGGAACCCGCCGGGGGAGACGCCGGCAAGAAGGCGCAGGAAGGGGCTCTGCCAGCGCAGGTAGCATCTCTCTACGGGAGGTCATATATTCCTCTGAAAGCGTGTGCCAAACTCCCTGGTTTCGCCGGCGCTACCTATAAGATGGAACGACAGGGATCAAAGGTTGTGGTTTATCTGGATCTACCCGCGAATTTGCCGGTGAATCCGCCTGAAAATCCTCATGCGGCTGCTGGCGCTGGGCCTCCGCAGGGAACCGGCGCTCAGCCACCGGCGTCTATCATGGGGCCAAAACCGGAAGATAAATCGGGACTACAAAATAAGCCAGAGTTGCAGGATGAGCCGAGGCTACAGAATGAGCCAGAACTGCAGGATGAACCAGGACTGCAGAATAAATCAGAACCGCAGGGTGCGCTGGAACCGCAGAGTGTATTGGAACCGGGGGTATTGGAACCGGAGAGTGAAATGGAATAG
- a CDS encoding M42 family metallopeptidase yields MKELIRKLVETYGPSGSEERIRDTIKSEIEGLVDEVRVDPLGNLIAHKTGSGARVLIAAHMDEIGVIVTFIDDNGFLRFSNVGGVRPHVLLGSRVIFKNGTIGTFGTERLDDIKDLRFDKMFIDIGAKDRKSAEAKVSIGDTAGYHREFTDLGDRLLSKSMDDRIGCAVAVEAMRRLKGVKLPNDVYFAFTAQEEVGARGARTVAYGVSPDMGIALDVTGTGDTPESLKMAVKLGGGAAIKAMDRSIMVHPKVKDFLVDVAKQANIPYQIEILEYGGTDAGSIHTTKEGVPSGVISIPARYIHTPNEIVDYQDVENSVKLLVEALKRPVEKVL; encoded by the coding sequence TTGAAGGAATTGATTCGGAAGCTCGTGGAAACTTATGGGCCTTCTGGTTCAGAGGAACGGATCAGGGATACCATTAAGAGTGAGATAGAGGGATTAGTAGATGAGGTGAGGGTGGATCCACTCGGCAATTTAATCGCGCATAAAACAGGTTCAGGTGCCAGGGTCTTGATAGCCGCCCACATGGACGAGATCGGGGTCATCGTGACTTTCATCGATGACAACGGCTTCTTGAGGTTTTCCAATGTTGGCGGTGTGAGGCCGCATGTCCTGTTAGGCTCAAGGGTGATCTTCAAGAACGGAACCATCGGCACCTTTGGAACGGAGAGATTAGATGACATCAAGGACCTCAGGTTTGACAAAATGTTCATCGATATCGGCGCCAAGGATCGGAAGAGCGCTGAGGCAAAGGTTAGCATCGGAGATACTGCTGGCTATCACCGTGAGTTCACTGACTTGGGTGATAGGCTCCTGTCGAAATCTATGGACGACAGGATCGGATGTGCCGTAGCCGTCGAGGCGATGCGCCGTCTCAAAGGCGTCAAGCTGCCCAATGATGTCTATTTCGCCTTTACCGCCCAGGAAGAGGTGGGGGCCCGCGGGGCAAGGACTGTTGCATATGGCGTTTCCCCTGATATGGGCATCGCCCTCGACGTGACCGGGACCGGGGATACCCCTGAATCTTTGAAGATGGCTGTCAAGCTTGGGGGAGGCGCAGCCATAAAGGCCATGGATCGTTCGATCATGGTCCATCCAAAAGTGAAGGATTTCCTCGTGGATGTGGCGAAGCAGGCGAACATCCCTTATCAGATTGAGATACTGGAGTATGGCGGGACAGACGCAGGTTCGATACATACCACCAAAGAAGGCGTCCCAAGTGGCGTCATCTCGATACCCGCAAGGTATATACACACGCCAAATGAGATTGTGGACTATCAGGATGTTGAAAATTCTGTGAAGCTGCTGGTGGAAGCGCTGAAGAGGCCTGTGGAAAAGGTCCTATGA